Within Patescibacteria group bacterium, the genomic segment TGGCGCGAATAGGTAAGAAGCAAAAGGCTTATTTTCGTTTAATAGTTTCGGAAAAAACCAAAGACACTCATGGTGATTATTTGGAAATTTTGGGTAATCTTAATCCTCATACTAATCCCAGCACTGTGGTTTTGAAAGAGGATAGAATTATTTATTGGTTAAGTAAGGGTGCCCAACCTTCGGCTGTTGTTCATAATATGTTAGTAGATAAAGGTTTGC encodes:
- the rpsP gene encoding 30S ribosomal protein S16, translating into MLAIRLARIGKKQKAYFRLIVSEKTKDTHGDYLEILGNLNPHTNPSTVVLKEDRIIYWLSKGAQPSAVVHNMLVDKGLLKVAKVKAWRAKPKTTSELEAAKTVKEESAKEVKVESVAPPAA